From the Papaver somniferum cultivar HN1 chromosome 2, ASM357369v1, whole genome shotgun sequence genome, the window CCAAAAGCAACAATGGAGCAAGAGTAATACAGATAATACCAACAGTAGCAAGAATAGAATTTTGCTCAAATCCTTTCTTTACATCTCCTACCCCTCTGAAATGCTGAAAAGCCAAGAACCCTGCAATGCACAGAGAAATAAGAGAACCAGCTTCGGTTCCTCTTAGATCAGCTACTTGATAAGGAGAaacaatcacaaacaacattGCATAAAGCGGTAATTCCAATTGTGATGGAATATAATAAAACAGTTTAACGGCAAGAGCCAAGAAAATTGTCCAAACACCATATTCACCCTTGATCCAATTAAAGATCTCCCTAGGTGCTTGTAAGATAAACAAAGGAACAAGAACTGATTTTGGAATTGCAGTTCCTTTTACAACCATTAAAACAGCTGAAGCAATCACACAAGCCCATTGAAGGTTTGGAGGAGCCAACAATGAAGCAGTTGACTGGTAACAAACTGCTCCAAGTGATTTTCCATTTCTCTTTCTCGTCATCTGATTGTTAAATTTAAGGGGATTCTGGTTGTGATTtagtgaaaatgaagaagaagaagaagaagaagaaaagggtaaCCCTAGTTTTAGATTTTGTTTTGGTTGGTGTTGTGATCTAATCAACTGAGAATTAGAGAGATTATTCTTGTTGTAAGAGTGGAGATGAAACTGTGGGTTTGAGTTGCAGAGTGCAAGAGACAACATTTTTCTACTTGTTGAACAACCTTGGTGACAGTGAGTAAGCTGATCAAGGTAACGGAGTGAGTGACTAGTGAGAGATGTTTGGAGTTCTCTTTATATTTTGAGAAGTCAGAAGAGATATTTTTGTATGATTTGTTCATCGAGAAGAGATATTATGATTTTGTACAGATCATTAGTGAAGATGACTCTACCTATTCTGTCGCCAAAATTAACGGTTCTAGATGTAAAGGTATCGTAAACTTGGTCGACTTCAAAGATCGAAGTACCTTTAACATTGCTTGTCTGTTTGTTTGAGTCGACATAACCctgctttttcatttttttttattcttttttgctCCAACCAATACACATGGTCACCGTTCCATTCACGGGTAAAGGTAAAGTCTATGTCACTCCACTCTATTGTCTCTTCCGTTTAAACCTTGCCCTGGAAAGTTAAAGGACCCTCTCTGACATTTAGACGACCTTGTGCGGAAGTTCTGGGAACGCCTTCGATGCAAAAAGAAAAATTCCCACACATATAGTTTTTGAAAGAAACGGTGGAGTCTTTATTATTTTTCAACACAAAACACAAGTACAGATAGACCCTGTATTTAATCAGACAACAGTCTGTTAAAACAGTTGTGACAGTTACAAAACATGTGTGATTCACACACTTATAATCTGAAAGATTGAAAGATTACAGGACTGACTCACTATATCTGACTGACTCACTATATCTGAATTCTCAGAATTCTTACAACCCTCCTCAAGCTGATACTGGTGCAAACATAAAAGCTTGTGTGATAGAGTGAGAAATACAAAATAGACTAAACCCTTAGTAAAGAGATCAGCCAACTGATCTGCAGAAGCAACATATCTAACCTTCAAAAAACCAGAACTTACCAATTCTCTAATGAAATGGTAATCAATTTCAATGTGTTTTGTTCTAGCATGAAACACATGATTGGTAGCTAAACTATTTGCAGAGATATTGTCACATTGAATCTTAAAAGGAGTGTTAAGAGACACGCCTAGTTCTCCCAGTAAAAAAGATATCCAAACTAGCGCAGCTGCAGCAATAGCCAAAGCTTTATATTTAGCTTCTGCTGAAGACTTGGAGATAGTAGGTTGCTTCTTGGACTGCCAAGAGACAAGAGAAGAACTCAAGAATACACACATGTCAGAAGTTGATCTTCTGGTATCTGGATAACCAGCCTAATCTGAATCACTATATGCACTGATGGAAGTAATATCTCCTGCAGAAAGAAGCACACCAGAGCCAAGAGTACCCTTCAAATATCTCAGAATTCTCTTAGCCAACAAAAGATGTTCATCAGTTGGAGACTGCATAAATTGTGCCACATAATTGACACTGAAGCTGATATCTGGTCTGGTCATTGTAAGATATTGCAGACCACCAACAAGACTTCTATACATTGTAACATTAGATAAAGGTATGCCAGTAGAAGTAGAAAGTCTTGGACCTTGTGCAACTAGTGTCTTTGAAGGTTTGCAGTCAATGAGATCATATTTCTGTAGTAACTCAAGAGTATACTTCTGCTGTGTTAATAAAAG encodes:
- the LOC113352939 gene encoding cold-regulated 413 inner membrane protein 1, chloroplastic-like, with protein sequence MLSLALCNSNPQFHLHSYNKNNLSNSQLIRSQHQPKQNLKLGLPFSSSSSSSSFSLNHNQNPLKFNNQMTRKRNGKSLGAVCYQSTASLLAPPNLQWACVIASAVLMVVKGTAIPKSVLVPLFILQAPREIFNWIKGEYGVWTIFLALAVKLFYYIPSQLELPLYAMLFVIVSPYQVADLRGTEAGSLISLCIAGFLAFQHFRGVGDVKKGFEQNSILATVGIICITLAPLLLLVGSRV